From the Melospiza georgiana isolate bMelGeo1 chromosome 25, bMelGeo1.pri, whole genome shotgun sequence genome, one window contains:
- the LOC131093356 gene encoding LOW QUALITY PROTEIN: serine/threonine-protein kinase PAK 3-like (The sequence of the model RefSeq protein was modified relative to this genomic sequence to represent the inferred CDS: substituted 1 base at 1 genomic stop codon), with amino-acid sequence MAPALGLGVLLGLLGLLGNPGSATKGRALSSPQLPGLGLQPLHMQDLWGFSTSSIXPQLENDKPWFGGTQGTKAAPAPPGAPSASKEEAKEEEDSSELPAALGANGELPSVPGDDSEFPSALGNEGEHPAVWECNGEAPAGWDKDRGHLPVWDEDGGCALEWDQNGQAPTEWDEDNGQLAVWDEDGRHPVSWEEESEHLPAWEVDSDHPLAWKDDGEPAAFWEEDGEAAAFWEEAGEPPSAWEEDNEAPSAAGSWAEHSDSSTALQPEGRGEWCLMQLSTSALFLGPRAGNTVSEAEPGQKYLEVEQIGQGAFGTVYKGLDRATGGEVAIKKMSLRGQNRERAVNEILLLKDKKNPNIVKFLDSFLVDGDVWLVMQYMDGGTLQDVVRQIRMAEGEMAAVSRECLQGLDFLHSNRVIHRDLKSSNILLSMDGSVRLADFGLCAQLSPEQDQCSSMVGTAHWMAPEVVTRSPYGPKVDIWAFGIVTIEMVEGEPPYFKESAAMARALIRQNGTPQLQEPRRLSALLRDFLECSLETDEERRWAAQELLQHPFLSSAKPLSSLTPLITAAKQLREQRRR; translated from the exons tccaCATGCAGGATCTCTGGGGCTTTTCCACCTCTTCCATTTAGCCACAGCTTGAGAATGACAAACCCTGGTTTGGGGGAA CACAGGGCAcaaaagcagcaccagcacctcctGGGGCTCCCTCTGCTTCCAAAGAGGAGGCCAAAGAGGAGGAAGACAGCAGTGAGCTTCCCGCTGCTCTGGGGGCCAATGGTGAACTTCCCTCAGTGCCGGGAGATGACAGTgaatttccctctgctctgggaaacgAGGGCGAACATCCCGCGGTGTGGGAATGCAACGGCGAGGCTCCCGCGGGGtgggacaaggacaggggacATCTCCCGGTGTGGGACGAGGACGGTGGATGTGCCCTGGAGTGGGACCAGAATGGCCAAGCTCCCACGGAGTGGGACGAGGACAACGGACAACTCGCAGTGTGGGATGAGGATGGACGAC ATCCTGTGTCTTGGGAAGAGGAGAGTGAACATCTCCCAGCATGGGAAGTGGACAGTGACCATCCCCTGGCTTGGAAAGATGATGGCGAACCTGCAGCATTTTGggaagaggatggagaagctgcagcattTTGGGAAGAGGCTGGAGAACCTCCCTCTGCTTGGGAAGAGGACAATGAAGCTCCCTCCGCTGCGGGATCCTGGGCTGAACattctgacagcagcacagccctgcagccagaggggagaggggagtgGTGCCTGATGCAGCTGAGTACGTCTGCTCTGTTCCTGGGTCCCCGAgcag GGAACACCGTGAGTGAGGCGGAGCCTGGCCAGAAATACCTGGAGGTGGAGCAGATTGGCCAAGG GGCTTTCGGAACCGTTTACAAAGGACTCGACAGGGCCACTGGAGGAGAG GTGGCCATCAAGAAAATGAGTCTCAGAGGGCAGAACAGGGAACGAGCTGTGAATGAGATCCTGCTCCTGAAGGACAAGAAGAACCCCAACATTGTCAAATTTCTGGACAG CTTCCTTGTTGATGGAGATGTCTGGCTGGTGATGCAATACATGGATGGAGGAACTTTGCAGGATGTTGTCAGACAGATACGCATGGCTGAAGGAGAGATGGCAGCTGTCAgtcgggag TGTCTGCAGGGCCTGGATTTCCTCCATTCCAACCGGGTGATCCACAGGGATCTGAAGAGCTCCAACATCCTCCTGAGCATGGAcggctctgtcaggctgg CTGATTTTGGCCTctgcgctcagctcagccctgagcaggaccaGTGCAGCTCCATGGTGGGCACTGCTCACTGGATGGCCCCAGAAGTTGTGACCAGATCTCCTTATGGCCCCAAGGTGGACATCTGGGCCTTTGGCATTGTGACCATCGAGATGGTGGAAGGAGAACCTCCTTACTTCAAGGAATCGGCGGCCATG gctcGCGCTCTGATCCGGCAGAACGGGACCccgcagctgcaggagccccggCGCCTGTCGGCTCTGCTGCGGGACTTCCTCGAGTGCAGCCTGGAGACGGACGAGGAGCGGcgctgggctgcccaggagctgctgcag CACCCATTTTTATCATCAGCCaagcctctctccagcctgaCACCTCTGATCACTGCAGCAAAGCAACTGAGGGAGCAGCGGAGGAGATGA
- the LOC131093423 gene encoding zinc finger protein 239-like, with product MEEEEKPQMYLMKRGSKPCPGSSGEERGPVSQECILRSSQSSELVKKPHVREKPHRCLECGKCFSWSSTLRQHQVIHTGERPFECEECGRSFSHNSVLIQHQRIHTGEKPFECEECGKSFRQRGQLIRHQVIHTGEKPYECGECGMSFRQKGYLVQHHMIHTGEKPFECGECGKGFRGSSALIRHQVIHTGERPYSCLECGKSYGWNSDLRKHQRTHTGERPYECPECGKRFHRSCDLLKHERIHTEERPFRCPDCGKGFKQNCKLTIHRRIHTGERPYECWECGMRFSQSSHLTEHQRRRH from the coding sequence atggaggaggaggaaaagccccaAATGTACCTCATGAAGAGGGGCAGCAaaccctgcccagggagctctggggaggAAAGAGGCCCCGTGAGCCAGGAATGCATCCTGAGAtccagccagagctcagagctagTGAAGAAGCCTCATGTCAGGGAGAAGCCACACAGATGCTTGGAATGTGGGAAGTGTTTCAGCTGGAGCTCCACCCTGAGGCAGCACCAGgtgatccacactggggagaggccctttGAGTGTGAGGAGTGTGGGAGGAGTTTCAGCCACAACTCTGTCCTGATCCaacaccagaggatccacactggggagaagcccttTGAGTGtgaggaatgtgggaagagcttcaggcagagggGCCAACTGATACGACACCAGgtgatccacactggggaaaagccctatgagtgtggggaatgtgggatgaGCTTCAGGCAGAAGGGCTACCTGGTGCAGCACCACatgatccacactggggagaagccctttgagtgtggggaatgtgggaagggcttcagagGAAGCTCGGCCCTGATTCGGCACCAGGTGATCCACACGGGGGAACGGCCCTACAGCTGcttggaatgtgggaagagctatGGGTGGAACTCTGACCTGAGAAAACACCAGCGcacccacactggggagaggccctacgagtgtcctgagtgtgggaagaggtttcacAGGAGCTGCGATCTCCTCAAACATGAGCGGATTCACACGGAGGAGAGGCCATTCCGCTGCCCcgactgtgggaagggcttcaagcaaaACTGCAAACTCACCAtccaccggcgcatccacaccgGGGAGAGACCCTACGAGTGTTGGGAGTGTGGGATGAGATTCTCACAGAGCTCTCACTTGACAGAACACCAACGGAGGCGCCACTGA